Within the Thermoanaerobaculia bacterium genome, the region GCCCACCCGCCCCGCGAAAAGTCGCGATCCCCGATTCGGCCGAGCCGCCGGCGCCCGTCAGGACCGACACGCGCTTCGCCGAGCGGAGTGCGGAAACCAGTCGGTCGAAGTCGGAGGGCACGGGTCAAGTCTATCGGGCGCCGGCCATGAGGCTCTCCCGGCGTGGCGAGGCGCGAGCCCGCCGGGATGCGGGCCGCCCGCGAGATCCCGAGGCATACCGGGGGGTATGTCGCAGGGTCTCGCGGGCGGCACGCGCCCGGCCGGCTCGATGCATCGCCGCGCCGCTACGCGATCTGTTCCCCCTTCGTTTCCGGAAACGTCCAGATCCAAGCCGCCGTCGCCGCGGCGAAAACCGCCGCGAGCGACATCCCGCCGGCGAGCCCCCAGCGCCGTGCGATCACGGTCACCACGATCGGCGTCACGAACTGGACCCCGCGCGCGATGTTGTAGATCGATCCCATCGCGGCGCCGCGGATCGGCGTCGGAAAGAGCTCGGCGAAGAGCGGCCCGAAGCCGCCCCACACCCCGGTGCCCAGGCCGACCAGGAACATGAACGCGAGGACCACCCCCGGCGTCGAGGCGATCGATCCCCAGAACACCGTCGTCATCGCGAGCCCCGCGGCGAAGACGAGGGAATAGGCCGTGAACGCCGGCCGCCGCCCCCACCGGTCCGCGACGAACCCGAACGACGCATACCCGAGGAGTCCGCCGGCCTGGGTGACGAGAATCCACGACGCCGACTTCGCCATCGAGAAGTGCCGCTCGTCGTGCAGGTAGCCGGGGAGCCACGTGTACGTGAACCAGTACGCCGACATGGTGAAGATCGTCAGGAGAAGCCCCCGCAGGAAGACGCCGCGATGCGCGGGCGAGAGGATCACGGCGATCCGGGACGGCGCGGACCCGCCTCGCGGGTCGCGGCGATGCGCCTCCCAGACGTCCGATTCCGGAAGGTACTTCCGCACGGCGACGACGAGGAGCGCCGGGATCCCCGAGACGAGGAAGCAGGCGCGCCAGCCGATCGCGGGGGCGAGGAATCCGCCCACCACGGAAGCGAGCGCGACGCCGATCGGCGCACCGGTCTGGACGAACGCGCCGTAGCGCGCCCGGACGCGGGCCGGGAAGGTTTCGGCCACGTACGTCTGCCCCGTTCCCCATTCGCCGCCGACGCCGAGGCCCGTCACGATCCGGGCCACCATCAACCAGAAGAAACTCGGGGCGAGACCGCTCGCGAACGTGCCCGCCGAAAAAACCAGGATTGTCGCCTGCAGGATCGCCTTGCGGCCGAACCGGTCCGACAGGAAGCCGAACAGCACGCCTCCGGCCGCCGTCGCCGCGAGCGACGCGCCGAAGATCCAGGAGAGCTGCTCCCGCGAAAAATGGAACTCGCGCCCGAGCGGGATGAGGAGGAAGCTGTAGAGGATCAGGTCGTAGAAGTCGAAGACCCAGCCGGCCCAGGCCATCGCGAGGATTTCGAAATGGGCCCGCCCCGGCGCCTTCGCCTCGTGGAGAAAAGGCCGGCTCATCGGATCCGGAAGGACCCCGCCGACGCGGGCTGGCCCGCGGACGTCCGGAGACGACGCCGGCTCCGCCAGCACCGACGCCCGACGCGACGGCACGCCGCCGCCGCCCGGATCGAGACGAGACGGCCTCTCAGTTCACGACGAGCCAGGAGTGCGGCGCGGCGCGAGCCCGGCGGGAGGCGGGGCGGCCGGCCCGCGGGCAAGGCGTACCGGGGCGTCCGCCGCGCCCGCGGGCGGTTGCCCCGCGCCCGCCCGGCTCGATGCATCGCCGCACCGGCCTCTCAGCTCTCGTCCCCGACCTTCGGCAGCACCGTGACCGGCGCGATCTTCTCCTGCTCCACCAACCGGTTGAAATCCGCGAGATCGCGGCTCACCAGGTCCTGGAACTCGGCGAGGATGGCATCGAGCTTGTTCTTCAGGACCTCGTCGTACGCGGTCTGCGAGGCGGTCGGCTTCGCGTCGGCGGAGCCGACCTCGCCGGCGAGGTTCGTGAACTCGTGGTCGAGCCCGGGCTGGAAGTTCAGGTCGTCCTCGTTGGACTTGATGTTCGGATTGATGAGCTCCTCCTCGATCCCCGTGAGCTTCTTCGTCAGCTCCTTCGCCTTCGGACCGATCGCGCTCCCCTTCCCGGTCTTCTCCGCATGCTCCTGGATGCTCTTGATCTGCTCCTTGAGGTCCCGGATCTTCATCACGGTCGCGTGGGTCTGCGACAGGCCGTCGCGGATCCTCTCCAGGAGATCGAACTGCGCCTTGAGATCCGCGGCGGAGGTCCCGACCGTCGGATTCGGACGGACCTCGAAGGACTGGGTGAACGCCTTTCCGTCCACCGTGAGCCGGGCCTGGTAGGAGCCCGGCGCGACCTTCGGCGGCCGCTTGTCCCCTTCGTTGAAGACGGCCTTCGGGACGAGCGTGGGCTTCAGGATCCGCATGTCCCAGACGAACCGGTTCAGTCCCTCCTTCGGCTCGAGCTTCTTCTCCTTCTGCGCCTCCGCGGCCTCGTCGGTCTCCTCCGGTTTCGTCTCGTCCTTCTTCTCGTTGTCGAACTTCCGGATGACGGTGCTCCCCGAGAGGATCTCGAGCGTGATCTTCGAGCTCTCGGCCGGCTTGTCCTTCAGCCAGTAGTCGATGAGGACGCCCGCCGGCATGTTCTTGCCGGCGGCGGCGGTCGACGGCGGCCCTTCTCCCTCGTCCGGCGTCTCGATCTGGATCCGGACGGCGGGTCTCGGCGGGAAGAGATGGACCGGCTCCCCTGCGATCGACTCGCTCCACTGGCGGAGCGGTCCGAGGTCGTCGAGGATCCAGAACGCGCGTCCCTGCGTGGCGACGACGAGATCGCCGTTCTTGACGGTGAGGTCCGTGACGGGAACGGGAGGCAGGTTTCGCTGGAACGGCTGCCAGGACGCGCCGTCGTCGAACGAGACGTACAGGCCTCGCTCGGTCCCGCAGTAGAGCAGGCCCGCCCTCGCCGGGTCTTCCCGCACGACGCGCGTGAACGCCCCGTCGGGGATCCCCGAGTCGATCTTCTTCCAGGTCTTTCCGTAGTCGCTGGTCTTGTAGAGATACGGCTTGAAATCGTCGAACTGGTACATCGTGGCCGCGACGTACGCCGTCCCTTTTTCGCGCGCCGAAGCGTCGATCGCGTTCACGCGGATCCACTCCGGCATCCCCTTCGGCGTCACGTTCTCCCACGTCTTCGCGTCGTCCCGGCTGACGTGAATGAGGCCGTCGTCGCTCCCCGCCCAGAGGACCCCGGCCTCCAGCGGCGACTCCGCGAGAGCGAAGATCGTGTCGTAGACCTCGACTCCCGTCACGTCGTGCGACACGGGTCCTCCCGAGGCGGGCTGCTTGGAGGGATCGTTCCTCGTCAGATCGGGGCTCGCTTCCGTCCACGTCTGCCCCTCGTCGGTCGATCGCATGAGCTTCTGCGCGGCGAAATAGAGCACGCGCGGATCGTGCTTCGAGACGATGATCGG harbors:
- a CDS encoding MFS transporter, whose amino-acid sequence is MSRPFLHEAKAPGRAHFEILAMAWAGWVFDFYDLILYSFLLIPLGREFHFSREQLSWIFGASLAATAAGGVLFGFLSDRFGRKAILQATILVFSAGTFASGLAPSFFWLMVARIVTGLGVGGEWGTGQTYVAETFPARVRARYGAFVQTGAPIGVALASVVGGFLAPAIGWRACFLVSGIPALLVVAVRKYLPESDVWEAHRRDPRGGSAPSRIAVILSPAHRGVFLRGLLLTIFTMSAYWFTYTWLPGYLHDERHFSMAKSASWILVTQAGGLLGYASFGFVADRWGRRPAFTAYSLVFAAGLAMTTVFWGSIASTPGVVLAFMFLVGLGTGVWGGFGPLFAELFPTPIRGAAMGSIYNIARGVQFVTPIVVTVIARRWGLAGGMSLAAVFAAATAAWIWTFPETKGEQIA
- a CDS encoding glycosyl hydrolase; the encoded protein is MRSLRRTLWVMAALCLATAFSADGAKTKKTAASAEPSKKSLSDRFEGLQFRNIGPYRGGRSTAVTGVRGQPLTFYFGGTGGGIWKTTDGGSNWEAMSDKDFKTGSVGSIAVSESDPNVVWVGMGESPIRGNVSNGDGVWKSTDAGHTWKNVGLKDTYQISRVIVHPHDPDLVYVAALGHVWGPNPERGIFRTEDGGKSWKKVLFVDEKTGAADLSMDPTNPRVLYAAFWQAYRKPWTLESGGPGSGLYKSTDGGDTWKKLTENGLPPGIWGRVGVAASVKPGRVFAIIDAQNDKGGLYRSDDGGEKWTRVSDDHGIRQRAWYYSWLFPDTKNADVLYIPNVEFYKVSDAGKSLHKMTVPHGDNHDLWIDPDDPNRMILGNDGGATITFNGGQTWSTQDNQPTAQFYRVITDDRFPYWVYGAQQDNSTVGIPSGVPGFGGITANEWYDVGGGESGWIAPDPRNPEIVYAGGYGGTITRFDRKTRQYRQIDPWPQLADGHPTKDLKYRYQWNAPIIVSKHDPRVLYFAAQKLMRSTDEGQTWTEASPDLTRNDPSKQPASGGPVSHDVTGVEVYDTIFALAESPLEAGVLWAGSDDGLIHVSRDDAKTWENVTPKGMPEWIRVNAIDASAREKGTAYVAATMYQFDDFKPYLYKTSDYGKTWKKIDSGIPDGAFTRVVREDPARAGLLYCGTERGLYVSFDDGASWQPFQRNLPPVPVTDLTVKNGDLVVATQGRAFWILDDLGPLRQWSESIAGEPVHLFPPRPAVRIQIETPDEGEGPPSTAAAGKNMPAGVLIDYWLKDKPAESSKITLEILSGSTVIRKFDNEKKDETKPEETDEAAEAQKEKKLEPKEGLNRFVWDMRILKPTLVPKAVFNEGDKRPPKVAPGSYQARLTVDGKAFTQSFEVRPNPTVGTSAADLKAQFDLLERIRDGLSQTHATVMKIRDLKEQIKSIQEHAEKTGKGSAIGPKAKELTKKLTGIEEELINPNIKSNEDDLNFQPGLDHEFTNLAGEVGSADAKPTASQTAYDEVLKNKLDAILAEFQDLVSRDLADFNRLVEQEKIAPVTVLPKVGDES
- a CDS encoding NAD-dependent protein deacylase — its product is MPSDFDRLVSALRSAKRVSVLTGAGGSAESGIATFRGAGG